One Danio rerio strain Tuebingen ecotype United States chromosome 22, GRCz12tu, whole genome shotgun sequence genomic window carries:
- the hykk.2 gene encoding hydroxylysine kinase isoform X1, whose amino-acid sequence MSTKESKPNLSHSQVTHVVKRLYGLTASVVRPLPSYDDQNFYVAPSEGGEFVLKVMNSADSENVAVIELQTQSMNFLHQRGLPAQTALPTLTGQLMSLEEFDCGFGTQTYLIRLLTYLPGTTIAKITCSPQILYDVGKMAATLDTVLLQMEHPNTSVLQRERFIWKLTSIPLLNQYVHVMDGDPVQKIVKGVVEKYQVQVMPKLPLFRECINHGDFNDHNLIVKPDGPSKYKISGILDFADMSCGYFIFELAITIMYMMIESPTPLDVGGPVVAGWESVFPLNEAERDSLYWLVMCRFCQSLVLARYTVIQQPENEEYLMITSRKGLRHLSRLWELGKDEVERRWFQSAQQFRQI is encoded by the exons ATGTCCACAAAAGAATCAAAGCCAAATCTCAGCCATTCGCAGGTTACACACGTCGTTAAGCGTCTCTATGGGTTGACCGCATCTGTCGTTCGGCCGTTGCCCAGTTATGATGATCAAAACTTCTACGTGGCACCCAGCGAGGGTGGGGAATTTGTTTTAAAAGTCATGAACTCTGCAGACAGCGAGAACGTCGCTGTTATTGAGCTGCAGACTCAATCTATGAACTTTCTACACCAAAGAGGCCTTCCTGCGCAGACCGCTTTACCCACACTGACTGGACAACTGATGAGCTTGGAGGAATTTG ATTGTGGATTTGGCACACAGACATATTTGATCCGCTTGCTTACATACCTGCCTGGCACTACCATAGCCAAAATCACCTGCAGTCCTCAAATCTTGTATGATGTTGGGAAAATGGCCGCCACATTGGATACAGTTTTACTGCAA ATGGAGCATCCAAACACAAGTGTCCTTCAGAGAGAACGTTTCATATGGAAACTCACCAGCATTCCACTCCTAAACCAGTATGTTCATGTGATGGATGGGGATCCCGTGCAGAAGATCGTGAAAGGCGTTGTAGAGAAGTACCAGGTCCAGGTCATGCCAAAACTACCACTGTTTCGCGAGT GTATCAACCACGGAGATTTCAATGACCACAACCTCATAGTGAAACCTGACGGACCCTCAAAATACAAGATCTCTGGCATTCTTGATTTTGCAGACATGAGCTGTGGGTATTTCATTTTCGAGCTGGCCATCACCATCATGTACATGATGATTGAGAGTCCCACTCCGCTAGATGTTGGAGGGCCGGTGGTGGCGGGATGGGAAAGTGTTTTCCCACTCAATGAGGCAGAAAGAGACTCGCTCTACTGGCTGGTCATGTGTCGGTTCTGCCAGTCTCTGGTTCTGGCCCGTTATACTGTGATCCAGCAGCCGGAGAATGAGGAGTATTTGATGATCACCTCCAGGAAAGGTCTGAGGCACCTCAGCCGTCTTTGGGAGCTGGGTAAAGATGAAGTGGAAAGAAGATGGTTTCAGAGTGCACAGCAGTTCAGACAAATTTGA